GTTTTGCGAAGAATTATTATTAGCAttgtctcttcttttttccctttgttgGACAAGCAACAATGTATTTCTCGATAAGAATGAAGGAAATTGCGTGTTGTGGAGAATATTGTGGAAATGGCCAGGGGATCGAACTCATTACAACAAAATACCGGAAGTGGGGGCCTTGTAGTGAGCAAACTCGCTACCAAGTAATCACAGCCGTCTATCTCAGCATTTAATAgttcagatttaaaaaaaaaaaaaactcttccctAGAAGAGTTATTATTAAATGCGGACCGTTGAAAACAACTGAGATTGCTCACTACACCTTGAAGCGAGCAAAGCCCCGGCTCCCAAAATTCCGATTACAGCATTAGTCCAAATTTTGGTATGGTTCAATTTCTCTGGAAGTTGCAAATCCCCGGCTCCCAAAATGCCGATTACAACATTAGTCCGAATTCTGGTGGTATGGTTCAATTTCTCTAGAAGTTGCTTAACGCAATTTCTGTTCGCTGTTACGTAAAGCACCCACTATCAATCTGTGAATTGATTACTCAAAAGAGACTTAACTACTTATAGGAACTTTACTCTCTTTTCTGCATCAAAACTGAGGGAAGAGCCCCATCACACGATAACTATTGAGGTTTTGCAATTCTGGAATAAGCACTAggtggatgttttttttttcccttttttgggaGGATTGTCCGCGAGTCCAGGCTAAATGCAGGACCTTGATATGTCTAGTAAACATCTCCAAACTTGCAAAATATTTGTCAAGTCATTTCTGATTTCCCATGGATGTTAAAATATACATCTGGCAAACTAAAAacataagaaaagaaagaaccaaattaaagaaagaaaaaacagagagaaggTAGCAGTAGTATGTCATTCTTATTTGAATCAACCCAGCCTGTTGGTTGgtctaagagcaagtttaccagcgCTGCTAAACAAGAGAAAAAGCTACTTTAGCTAATTAAGGAGAGAAATTTGCCCATGTAGTAGAAGAGGTAAACTACAGGCTAGAATTCCTCCCGCTACAGTCGTTAGCTACTTTTACTTTACAACTGTTCACACTCAATCAATactttatcaaatttttttcttctcctgctCAACCGTTTGGCTACAGTTGGTTGgtggaaaatgataaaaataaaaggataaaagaaaagattgaaaaaaatgtatatttaaATTGATGTTaagtaaaatagatagtattgatGTAGTTGTGGAAGAAAAACTTGATAGCTAAACTAGATTTGTGAACTATTCACAAGGTAATTTACCTAAATActggtgtacttgctctaagcctccttttggtttggttgcaTTAAAATCAATGCGGATGGTGCTGTGGACAGTAATGGTTTGGGTGCAGCTGGGGGAGTGCTCAGAGACCATTTGGGAAGCTGGATTATGGGCTTCCAACCTTACATGGGGGgagatgatcaaaaaaaaaaaaaaccctaacatgGGGGTAGTCTCATCCTTAGCTGCATAACTATGGGCAATCCGAGATGGCCTCCAAATGGATCTAGACCTATCTCTCCGATTGCGAGTTGATTATCGAGAGATTCAAGGTGTTCAAGCTTAGTCATGTATGCCGAGTTGCCAACCATGCAGCGGATACTCTTGCCAAAGCAGCTCTTGTGGTGATGTTGTTTGGACAGCTAAGATGCATGCTTGACACCGCATGCccgtacccacccggcactgaaatttCTCCTAAGATTTTgaagtgattaaaaaaaaaaaaatttaacttgatCCAACAGTTGGAAATACCCAAGAACAGAAGTCCAGAAACATGGACACCAGAAAGGCGAGAGGAAACTATTAGACACCACTCATTTACAAGACCCAAGCAAAGATTATTATCTGTTACCCGTACCCCACAAAGAGATGAAGTAAAACCAGGGAGTGATTGAACGCTTAGATAAATAATCCCGTCAACTGCCCGTATAATTCACCTATGTTTCCAGATTAGACCACCTGAGATGCATCTCAAACCATTGTTTCCAGGTCCCCAGATGCTTGTTACTGTTTGTATGCGTGGTAGAGACAATGCAAAGAGAACTGCTTGTGTAATTTGCAAAGATTatgttcagagagagagagagaacattgATAATAGTAACTTCAATTTGATACCACAAAATTCACAGAATCACTTCAGGAATTGCAATTTTCACAGCAATGTCTAACACAGAAACTGAAAGGCAGTAACGCAGGAAATTTGGAAGTACCATACTCACATAATAAGAGAactccaaacaaaccctaaatcACAAAAACCATACTCCTACATCTAAATTCTAACCCCACATTCCCCCAAATATTCTTGACAGCAAGACTtaacccacaccaaaaaggggcagaaaacaaaaccctaacccccgAAACCGTAAAGAGTCCTCCCCTGCCTCTTCAACGCGTAAACCACGTCCATGGCCgtcacggtcttccggcgcgCGTGCTCGGTGTACGTCACCGCGTCGCGGATGACGTTCTCGAGGAAGATCTTGAGCACGCCACGAGTCTCCTCGTAGATCAGCCCGGAGATCCTCTTGACGCCGCCCCTCCTGGCGAGCCTGCGGATGGCGGGCTTCGTTATGCCCTGGATGTTGTCCCGGA
The sequence above is a segment of the Rhododendron vialii isolate Sample 1 chromosome 13a, ASM3025357v1 genome. Coding sequences within it:
- the LOC131314812 gene encoding histone H4, yielding MSGRGKGGKGLGKGGAKRHRKVLRDNIQGITKPAIRRLARRGGVKRISGLIYEETRGVLKIFLENVIRDAVTYTEHARRKTVTAMDVVYALKRQGRTLYGFGG